Below is a genomic region from Clostridia bacterium.
CTGACCTGTAATGTAAGGAAGCGTGCCGTTACAAAGGGCAAACACACCGCAAGCAATGTCTTCCGGCTCGCCCCAACGTTTGATGGGAAGTAAACCGCCATCAATCAGGTTGTCGTATTTTTCTTTTACGGTAGAGGTCATGCCCGTGCGGATGATGCCGGGACGGATTTCATTTACCATAATGTTTTCACAAGCCAATCGGTCCGCAAAAAGCTTTGTAATCATGCTGACACCTGCTTTGGAAATGCAGTATTCGCCACGGTTGGTGGAAGTTGCATACGCAGAAAGCGAGGAAATGTTTACAATGTAACGTTCTTCGTTGTTTTTGTGTGCAACCATATGATTGGCAACAGCCTGGGTTAAGAAGAATGTACCTTTGGCATTGATATCCATCACAAAATCATAGCTTTCTTCTGTCATGGTTAAAAGGTCAGCGCGTACCTTTGGCGCAACACCTGCGACATTTACCAGTACATCAATCGCACCTGTTGCTTTTGCCGCCTCTGCAACCAGCTTTTCTCTGTCGGATGCACAGGAAAGGTCGCCCTTCACATATGTGAAATTCGCTTCATTTTCAGTATAATCCCCCACATCCATACCGGTTACATGAAAGCCTGCACCAAGTAATTTATCTTTAACTGCTTTGCCAATGCCACCAAGGCATCCTGTTACAATTGCACTTTTCATTTTCAATTCCTCCTTATTTCTTTAAAACGTACTGTTTGTAGTACGGCATATACGTTTCGCTGTCACGGATTACACAGCCTGCAACGGTACCTGCACGCATCAGTTCAGAGCATTTACCGCATGCAATACAGCATTTTTCCTGCTTTGCACCACCCGATAACATATCCTTTGCAAAATCAGGATACGCAAAAGCCTGTCTGCCAAAGCCTGCAATTTTACAAACACCGTTTTCAACGGCACCTGCCGCCACATTTTCCGATTCTTTACCCATATAGGAAAAGCCTGAGCCCATAATAACCATATCCGGATTCTCTTGCTGAATTTTACCCACGCA
It encodes:
- a CDS encoding 3-ketoacyl-ACP reductase translates to MKSAIVTGCLGGIGKAVKDKLLGAGFHVTGMDVGDYTENEANFTYVKGDLSCASDREKLVAEAAKATGAIDVLVNVAGVAPKVRADLLTMTEESYDFVMDINAKGTFFLTQAVANHMVAHKNNEERYIVNISSLSAYATSTNRGEYCISKAGVSMITKLFADRLACENIMVNEIRPGIIRTGMTSTVKEKYDNLIDGGLLPIKRWGEPEDIACGVFALCNGTLPYITGQSLDVDGGFHLQRL